The genomic segment ATGAACACTTGCCCTAAAGTCTACTGTTCTTGGCCTTTTAAAAACAATTCTTTGTTCGGTTTTCTCATTGGAAGGAGACTCTATGTAAATCTCCTTTGTTCTAATCTCTTGAGCAACATTGGCCAAAAAAGCAGTTTTTCCATGAATCATTGTGTCCAACATTCCCATTGCTTTAATTCCTATTACTGGTTTTTCACAGGAAGCAGCTTCTATTTGAGCCATTCCAAAACCTTCAAGACGAGAAGGTGCTGCGTATATATCGCAGGCAGCCATAAGATATGGCATAAAATTTCTTGAAAGTATTGTTGTGGTATAAATTACCTTCTTAGAAATGCCAAGTTGTGCGGCAAGTTGCATATCAAGTAAGTTTTGAATTTGAGTTCTCGGCTGAGGCCAAACTTTACACACATATTTCCATGGGGGTGCTTTTGAATCATTAATGGCTAAAGCCTGCATAACTTCTTGAGCTCCTTTAGAAGCCGCATCCCCACCAACTGTTAAAATCATTAATTCTTGAGGAGAGATTCCAAGAGACTCTCGAATAGCCACGATTTTAGGATCGTCCTTTTCTCTGGGGATAAAAGAATTAGTATCACAACCAACATGAAGAACTTCA from the candidate division WOR-3 bacterium genome contains:
- a CDS encoding glycosyltransferase family 4 protein, with the protein product MKILVMFDYPASPGGLATQGALLYRGLTEMGIEAYPVNLESYQEKEWYYRWFKPDIVVGVGYWGHTPQLVLHPQRFGCIPVPWLVADGYVGGYREILDALPLILVTSRWVKKVYKRDGLSGDNIEVLHVGCDTNSFIPREKDDPKIVAIRESLGISPQELMILTVGGDAASKGAQEVMQALAINDSKAPPWKYVCKVWPQPRTQIQNLLDMQLAAQLGISKKVIYTTTILSRNFMPYLMAACDIYAAPSRLEGFGMAQIEAASCEKPVIGIKAMGMLDTMIHGKTAFLANVAQEIRTKEIYIESPSNEKTEQRIVFKRPRTVDFRASVHDIANYLMDLMEDEKLREKMGKAGRKRVVELFDYRVITRKFVKIITEKFGLS